In Acetomicrobium sp. S15 = DSM 107314, the sequence CCTTAACGATAGCCAGATGTATCCTGTTTACGACCTCCTGCGAAAGAGCCTTAAAGAACGTGGACTTGCAACCATGACGATTTGGCATGACCCAGCTCGTAGGATGCCGCTCGCCGAAGATGAAGCGTCGAGCGCTGGGGCTACTGTTCTAATAAGCTGTCTCGGCCCGAGGAACCTTCAGACGACCTGGAGGAGGGTAAAGGAAAAGCGTCTACCTCTCGAGGTGTGGTATTCTGGGCCGTTTTTGCCCTCCATGCTTCTTTCTTTGGAAGGGCTTCTAATGGCGGATCAAGCTTATCCGGCAGCGAGGGGCAAGGGCTTCGACAAGCTTGCTGCTCGTGCTTGGGAGGTGGAGCGCAAAAGGGTCACCGACCGTTATTGTGCTGCCAAGGCGCATGCCGCAGGCCTTTTTGTCGTCGAAGCGTTGAGGCTTTCTGGAGGGAAATCCGTGGCCGATGCAATGAGCGGAGTCTCTGAAATTCCGCTGGGAGACGATTTTTTAGGCATGGATAAAACCACCCATAGACCCGCGTCCAGAAAAGTGGCGCTCTTGCGCATCTCGGGGAAGGAGTCTGTCTTAGAGCGCGTCATAGGGGTGCGATCGTCGGAGGTTCCCGATTCGATCGGCCATTACGCAGGGCGGTGACGAGAGCGAAGTTCTCTCCACAGCTCATTCAGCGGGACATCTAAGGATATCAGGGCCACAAGCAGGTGGTAGATCAGGTCTGCAGCCTCGCGGACGAGGGCTTCTCTGTCTTTTGTGGCCGTCGCTATAGCCACTTCTACTCCCTCTTCGCCTACCTTTTGCCCTGTTCGCAAGGGACCCTTTGAAATGAGCCTGGCGGTATAGCTTTCCTCAGAAGAGGCGCCCTTGCGCTTTAAGAGGTAGCGCCATAGCCTGCCAAGGAAGGTGCCGTCGCCTGCCGGTTCCCCGAGGATATTGCGATAAAAGCAGCTCCAATTTCCGGTGTGGCACGCTGGGCCCAAGGGTTCCACGATGGCTAATATCGCATCTCCGTCGCAGTCGATCCTGAGCTCGGTTACCTTGAGGCGGTTGCCGCTCGTCTCTCCCTTGTGCCAGATTTCCTTGCGTGAGCGGCTGTATAAGACCAATTCTCCCGTGCGCTCGGTCTCCGCTAAGGATTCGGCATTGCCGTAGGCGAGCATTAAGACTTCGCCGCTCGTCGAATCCTGAGCCACTACCGGCACCAATCCTTGAGGATCGAATTTGACATCTTTTAAATCTAAGTTGGCCATGTCGCCTTTACCGCCTAAAGCCTCATGGGGAAGCCCTCTTTGACGAGGGCTTCTTTCACCTGGCGTATGCTGAATTTGCCGAAATGAAATACGGAGGCGGCGAGGACCGCAGATGCCCCAACTCTCAGAGCTTCGGCGAAGTGGGCGATCTCTCCAGCGCCGCCAGAGGCTATCACCGGCACTTCCACCGTGGAGCAGACGGCTTCCAGCAGTTCGCAGTCGTAGCCAGCTGTCGTTCCGTCTCGATCCATGGATGTCAGGAGTATCTCACCGCACCCCTTGGAGACAGCTGCGGCGGCCCACGTTACAACATCAAGCCCCGTGGGCTCGGTGCCGCCCTTGACGTAGACTTCCCATCCCCCGCTTGGGCGCCTCTTAGCGTCGATGGCCACAACCACGGCTTGGCTCCCCAAAAGCCTTGCGCATTTTGTGATGAGTTCAGGCTCGGCTACCGCCTTCGTGTTTATTGAAATCTTGTCGGCACCTAAGGCGATCAGCTCGCGCGCTTCGTCTGCGCTGGAGATGCCGCCGCCCACTGTAAAAGGTACAAAGAGCCGCTCCGCTACGGATTGAACCCACTGATGGCGGGTGCGCACGCCCTCGAGAGACGCAGATATGTCGAGAAACGTGAGCTCGTCGGCCCCTTCGTCCATGTAGATCGACGCCAACTCCGCCGGATCGCCGGCATCGCGCAGAGATTTAAAATGTATCCCTTTGACCACTCTGCCATCTTTCACATCAAGACACGGTATTATGCGTCGCATCAGCATTTACAGCTCACCTCTATGGCTAATTTTAGGTCGAAGGATTGCTCGTAAACGACCTTGCCTATTACTGCACCTTCTACGCCCAGATTTCTTAAGGCGATTATATCCTCGACGCTGCTTATGCCGCCGGCAGCTATGACGGCCAATTCCGGAAAGCTCTTCAGCAGCTCGCGATATAGCGGTAGATCTGGTCCGCTTTTCATGCCGTCGTGCTCCACGGATGTCACCAAGAATCTGAAGTAGCCGAGTTCGACAAGACTCGTTATGGCTTTTGAGGGCGAAAGCGGCGTTGCCTCGAGCCAGCCCGATATTACGACTCTGTCGTTTTTCACGTCTACGGCAGGCAAGATGGCCTCTCCGTGGGATTTCCAGAGCGCTGTCGCTGCGCCCGGATCTCTGAAGAGGAGGCTTCCGACCATGGCCCTGTTTGCTCCGAGCGCGAGCGCTGCGCTAACATCGTCCACAGTGCGGAGTCCGCCTCCGTATTGAAGGTTGAGGTTCAACCCCTTCAACCTTTCGATTGCGCTCAAATGCGCAGGATAGCCCCGTTCAGCTCCCTCGAGATCTACGACGTGTATCCAATTGCACCCGGCTTCTTTGAAGCGCGAGGCTACCTCCAAAAGATCTGGTGCCATCTCCTCGGCTGTAGAAAACTCCCCACGCCTCAGGCGCACCACCTTTCCGCCATATAAGTCTATAGCAGGATAGATCGTCATGCTCCGCCCTTCCTTTTGAGGAGCTGGATAGTCGTCTGCAGCAAGCGCAGGCCTAATGGTCCGCTCCTTTCAGGGTGAAATTGAAATCCTATGATGTTTCCTCTTGCTGCGATAGACGAGAAGGTGACGTTTTGCACGGAAGTCTCGGCCGCCGCGTCTTCCCCGACAGGTAGGGCGAAGCTGTGCACGAAATAAAACGCGCTGCCGTCTGGCGCTACCTCCTGCAAGGGAGAAATCGGGCGTAGCCATCGTATGTCGTTCCATCCCATGTGCGGCAAAGGGCGGACGTCGAGTTTGGACACCTTTCCCTTGATAAGGCCGAGGCCGAGGGCGGGGCCGTCTTCGAAGCTGCATTCGCACAATAGCTGCATGCCCAGACATATGCCGAGGAGAGGGCGACCGCCCTTGGCCCATTCGGCTATCGCGTCCTTCCAGCCGCTCTCCTCAAGTTTTTTGACGGCTGACGCGAAGGCGCCGACCCCGGGAAGGAGGATCAGCTCGGCGTTGTGCGGCATGTTGGCCGGAGTCGAAGCGATTTGCCAATCGAGGCCGAGGTATCTCAGCGCTCTGGCGACGTTGCCAACGTTGCCGGCGCCGTAGTCTACGATGACGATCATATCCATATCCCCTTGCTGCTCGGCATTGTGTCTGTTATGGCGAGGGCCTGTCTTAAAGCTCGACCTATCCCTTTAAATATCGCCTCTGCCAGATGATGGCTGTTGTCAACAGCCAGAGTATGAACATGTAAGGAGAGCTGGGCCTCTCTGGTTGCCGCCTTCCAAAACTCCTCTAAAAGCTCTAAGTCGTAACCGCCGCAGCTCGAAGATGGAAAGGGAACGTTCCAGGTGAGACTGCCTCGTCCGCTCATATCCACCGCCACGACGACCAGCGTTCCGTCCATCGGCATGGCGCACCAACCGTAACGGTTACGGTATTGCTTGGAAGCCTCCTCTTTTATAGCTTTGCCCAGGACTATGCCCACGTCTTCCGTTATATGATGGGCGTCTACGTCCACATCGCCGTCGGCCTGGCATCTCATCTTCCAACCTGCGTGATGACACAGCAACTCTAACATGTGTCTCAGAAAACCGCACGGCATTTCGATGACCACATCGCCCGGCTCAAATTCTACAGATAAAGAGACCTCTGTCTCCTTTGTCTTTCTCTCTGTGTAGCTCATTCGCCTTGCGGGCTCCTTTCCTTTGTGACGTCGAGCAATTTTTCCACCAGCGGCAAGATGGATGACCAGCCTCGCTGGATGCCGTATCTGCTGGCTACCATACGAAGGGATACAGGGGTCACCTCTTCGAGCACCGTCAAGTGATTCGCCTCGAGAGTGGCCCCGGTTTGCACAATGTCGAGGATGCAATCGGCCAAGCCCAACCTCGGGGCCAATTCGACCGATCCGTGCAGGTGAACCACCTCTACTTGCACGCCCTTAGAGCTGAAATGACTGTCGGCTATCCTCGGGTATTTCGTGGCGACCTTGAGCCACATGAGGGCGCTTTCGTGTCCCATGAAACGCGGGGCCACCGTTTGGGGTCCAGCTACCACCAATCTGCATAAACCTCGTCGCGTATCGGCCAGCTCTATGAGCGTTGCGTTCGTCTCCCACAGCACATCGCTTCCGGCAAGTCCTATATCGGCTATGCCGCTGTGCACGAAGAGGGGGACATCCATCGGCTTGGCCAAAAAATAACGCCATCCGCCATCCTCTATGACCAGGCTGCGTCCCTTATGGTCCAACTTGCCGGTGGGCAGGCCGATCTCTCTCAACACTTCAGCTGCTTCATCAAAGACGCGACCCGTGGGAAGGACTATAGAAAGCATCATCG encodes:
- the hisIE gene encoding bifunctional phosphoribosyl-AMP cyclohydrolase/phosphoribosyl-ATP diphosphatase HisIE, with amino-acid sequence MANLDLKDVKFDPQGLVPVVAQDSTSGEVLMLAYGNAESLAETERTGELVLYSRSRKEIWHKGETSGNRLKVTELRIDCDGDAILAIVEPLGPACHTGNWSCFYRNILGEPAGDGTFLGRLWRYLLKRKGASSEESYTARLISKGPLRTGQKVGEEGVEVAIATATKDREALVREAADLIYHLLVALISLDVPLNELWRELRSRHRPA
- the hisH gene encoding imidazole glycerol phosphate synthase subunit HisH is translated as MIVIVDYGAGNVGNVARALRYLGLDWQIASTPANMPHNAELILLPGVGAFASAVKKLEESGWKDAIAEWAKGGRPLLGICLGMQLLCECSFEDGPALGLGLIKGKVSKLDVRPLPHMGWNDIRWLRPISPLQEVAPDGSAFYFVHSFALPVGEDAAAETSVQNVTFSSIAARGNIIGFQFHPERSGPLGLRLLQTTIQLLKRKGGA
- a CDS encoding ABC transporter substrate-binding protein, whose amino-acid sequence is MRRILKIARIYCAESSDIRDSRKTGKGCCLAALLCFCALVAIFAGPLAAEEDLSREWSFPVVVLPPENGWESDEGESIWLALKVVMKEANASRDGVAGRDVLFLKSRLPAPKDAPAAVNEWRKNGIKAVISLADPEMDKLLVSAAAVNDMPLLLANGEWVSISGESGRPFKNTFALDLYYPFRAVALAEYAAFRYKGATVAIEADLNDSQMYPVYDLLRKSLKERGLATMTIWHDPARRMPLAEDEASSAGATVLISCLGPRNLQTTWRRVKEKRLPLEVWYSGPFLPSMLLSLEGLLMADQAYPAARGKGFDKLAARAWEVERKRVTDRYCAAKAHAAGLFVVEALRLSGGKSVADAMSGVSEIPLGDDFLGMDKTTHRPASRKVALLRISGKESVLERVIGVRSSEVPDSIGHYAGR
- the hisF gene encoding imidazole glycerol phosphate synthase subunit HisF — protein: MLMRRIIPCLDVKDGRVVKGIHFKSLRDAGDPAELASIYMDEGADELTFLDISASLEGVRTRHQWVQSVAERLFVPFTVGGGISSADEARELIALGADKISINTKAVAEPELITKCARLLGSQAVVVAIDAKRRPSGGWEVYVKGGTEPTGLDVVTWAAAAVSKGCGEILLTSMDRDGTTAGYDCELLEAVCSTVEVPVIASGGAGEIAHFAEALRVGASAVLAASVFHFGKFSIRQVKEALVKEGFPMRL
- the hisG gene encoding ATP phosphoribosyltransferase, whose product is MMLSIVLPTGRVFDEAAEVLREIGLPTGKLDHKGRSLVIEDGGWRYFLAKPMDVPLFVHSGIADIGLAGSDVLWETNATLIELADTRRGLCRLVVAGPQTVAPRFMGHESALMWLKVATKYPRIADSHFSSKGVQVEVVHLHGSVELAPRLGLADCILDIVQTGATLEANHLTVLEEVTPVSLRMVASRYGIQRGWSSILPLVEKLLDVTKERSPQGE
- a CDS encoding imidazoleglycerol-phosphate dehydratase; translated protein: MSYTERKTKETEVSLSVEFEPGDVVIEMPCGFLRHMLELLCHHAGWKMRCQADGDVDVDAHHITEDVGIVLGKAIKEEASKQYRNRYGWCAMPMDGTLVVVAVDMSGRGSLTWNVPFPSSSCGGYDLELLEEFWKAATREAQLSLHVHTLAVDNSHHLAEAIFKGIGRALRQALAITDTMPSSKGIWI
- a CDS encoding 1-(5-phosphoribosyl)-5-[(5-phosphoribosylamino)methylideneamino]imidazole-4-carboxamide isomerase; the encoded protein is MTIYPAIDLYGGKVVRLRRGEFSTAEEMAPDLLEVASRFKEAGCNWIHVVDLEGAERGYPAHLSAIERLKGLNLNLQYGGGLRTVDDVSAALALGANRAMVGSLLFRDPGAATALWKSHGEAILPAVDVKNDRVVISGWLEATPLSPSKAITSLVELGYFRFLVTSVEHDGMKSGPDLPLYRELLKSFPELAVIAAGGISSVEDIIALRNLGVEGAVIGKVVYEQSFDLKLAIEVSCKC